A DNA window from Pseudodesulfovibrio thermohalotolerans contains the following coding sequences:
- a CDS encoding sigma-54 dependent transcriptional regulator, which yields MSAKTVLFIAEPQSVTTIFPALQKAGLQAGLADNLNGAMGFIKKSRPCLVFCRPELQGFDAKAFLQKGAGTDGFPPVVVFAGSGSAEQATEFLELGARDYWIEPLVWEKIRLVLPDEEPEPAPAPCPPRTHHAPSAASAPKGKYQIIGRHTAVLRVLALARQVAGSKATVLISGESGTGKEMFARYLHHSSDRADKPFVAINCAALPEHLLESELFGHEKGAFTGAISRKLGKFELADGGTILLDEITEMDLGLQAKLLRVLQESEFDRVGGVETVKVDVRVLATTNRRIEDSVKEGKFRQDLYYRLNVIPLALPALRERGEDVLLLADYFTNKFTAAYGLGGLAFTDEARKWLMEYDWPGNVRELQNLMERAVLLAGQGPIRPRHFLMGDEQWTPDDLADIDADQQAACEAAPPSTPDEAMSVMPLHEMEKRLILKSLEETTGNRTRAAELLGISVRTLRNKLNEYKKQGLDL from the coding sequence ATGTCGGCAAAAACAGTCCTTTTCATCGCGGAACCGCAGTCCGTGACCACCATCTTTCCCGCCTTGCAAAAGGCCGGATTGCAGGCCGGGCTGGCCGATAACCTCAACGGCGCCATGGGATTCATCAAGAAGTCCCGCCCCTGCCTGGTCTTTTGTAGGCCCGAATTGCAGGGATTCGACGCCAAGGCGTTTCTGCAAAAGGGAGCCGGAACCGACGGGTTTCCGCCGGTGGTCGTCTTCGCCGGTTCGGGCAGCGCGGAGCAGGCCACGGAATTTCTGGAGCTGGGTGCGCGCGACTATTGGATCGAGCCGCTGGTCTGGGAAAAGATCAGGCTGGTCCTGCCCGACGAGGAGCCGGAACCCGCACCCGCGCCGTGTCCGCCCAGGACGCACCATGCGCCGTCCGCCGCGTCCGCGCCCAAGGGAAAATACCAGATCATCGGCCGTCATACCGCCGTGCTGCGCGTACTCGCACTGGCCAGGCAGGTTGCCGGGTCCAAGGCGACCGTGCTCATCTCCGGCGAGTCGGGCACCGGCAAGGAGATGTTCGCCCGCTATCTGCATCACAGTTCGGACCGTGCGGACAAGCCGTTCGTGGCCATCAACTGCGCGGCCCTGCCCGAGCATCTGCTGGAATCCGAACTTTTCGGCCATGAAAAGGGCGCGTTTACCGGAGCCATCAGCCGCAAACTCGGCAAGTTCGAGCTGGCCGACGGCGGGACCATTCTGCTCGACGAGATCACCGAGATGGATCTCGGCCTTCAGGCCAAGCTGCTGCGGGTGTTGCAGGAGTCCGAGTTCGATCGCGTGGGCGGCGTGGAGACGGTCAAGGTGGACGTCCGCGTCCTGGCCACCACCAACCGGCGCATCGAGGATTCCGTCAAGGAAGGCAAGTTCCGGCAGGACCTCTACTATCGTCTGAACGTCATCCCGCTCGCCCTGCCCGCATTGAGAGAGCGGGGCGAGGACGTGCTGCTGCTGGCCGATTATTTCACCAACAAGTTCACCGCCGCCTATGGGCTGGGCGGCCTCGCCTTTACGGACGAGGCCCGGAAGTGGCTCATGGAATACGACTGGCCCGGCAATGTCCGCGAGTTGCAGAACCTCATGGAGCGGGCGGTGCTCCTGGCGGGCCAGGGGCCCATCAGGCCGCGTCATTTCCTCATGGGCGACGAGCAGTGGACCCCGGACGATCTGGCCGACATCGACGCGGATCAGCAGGCCGCCTGCGAGGCCGCGCCTCCGTCCACGCCGGACGAGGCCATGTCGGTCATGCCGCTTCACGAGATGGAGAAAAGGCTCATTCTCAAGAGCCTGGAAGAGACCACCGGCAACCGCACCCGCGCCGCCGAGCTGCTCGGCATCTCCGTGCGCACTCTGCGCAACAAGCTCAACGAATACAAGAAGCAGGGCCTGGATCTGTAG
- a CDS encoding glycosyltransferase produces the protein MTCISIPVLCYHNVSGVNGHTPEMFRAHLDTIAEAGWRTISGRELLAVTRGEMRPPKKSLVLTFDDGHVSNWITVVPELEKRNMTGTFFVLTDFTMAGEARTAENAPEMLHMKQAFRAAHLEGDFSQFINESEIRAMLDKGMEIFSHGRRHQAAFTNLTPERPLGAEKAHWGGWSIYPGHNDAWPTFKVGSAYVYDGFWPKFEGLGEPRFVKRSEEERREFCRRDFRKSLERLRELNGLDEQLFCWPWGQFDPIAEEELKAAGYAGAFTLERWSNTRGTDPFRLNRLGVAAKKDSKWLRHRLRMYSTTPSARFFFKRYHKKPEINSVLYATDSAKLSGGSRQMVNNIKAMSDMGLKVHALVTPDTPISAALDGLDVEVIRYDGFSRYWKAGKFLKNLIAEKNIDVVHSFHNRAYKMGVLARLMGAKFKLFINRGVISRPNTVFFLWTALSDGVIANSAQCAEVLRKYWVSNKLLNVVYNAYAGPDFGDPKPRKKRGTRFIYMGNSADIKGFDVFLKAADRLCRDGARDLEFVGVGVPDSRLGRFTDAFTPVVRERYRNAGEISHAEVLDELHFADVLTITSRKESLPNALLEGFALGLPAVCTNVGGIPEVVRDGVNGFLCASENTECLAEKMRLLAEDPSKRFTLGQVGHKVVSRLLTIEAKGRNLMRVYMGERLYEPLPFEDITREAAKAPDPFGTQADVEEHPHEHPAS, from the coding sequence ATGACATGCATATCCATACCCGTCCTTTGCTACCATAACGTGTCCGGCGTGAACGGGCACACGCCCGAGATGTTCCGCGCCCACCTCGACACCATCGCCGAGGCAGGCTGGCGGACCATCTCCGGCCGCGAACTGCTCGCCGTCACCCGTGGCGAAATGCGCCCCCCGAAGAAGTCCCTGGTCCTGACCTTCGACGACGGCCACGTCTCCAACTGGATAACCGTGGTCCCGGAACTCGAAAAACGGAACATGACCGGCACTTTTTTCGTCCTCACGGACTTCACCATGGCGGGCGAGGCGCGCACGGCCGAAAACGCGCCCGAGATGCTCCACATGAAACAGGCCTTTCGGGCGGCGCACCTTGAAGGCGACTTCTCCCAGTTCATCAACGAATCCGAAATCCGGGCCATGCTCGACAAGGGCATGGAAATATTCTCCCACGGCCGGCGGCACCAGGCCGCCTTCACGAACCTTACCCCGGAACGCCCCCTCGGCGCGGAAAAAGCGCATTGGGGAGGATGGTCCATCTATCCAGGCCACAATGACGCCTGGCCCACCTTCAAAGTGGGAAGCGCCTATGTCTACGACGGCTTCTGGCCCAAGTTCGAGGGGCTGGGAGAGCCGCGTTTCGTCAAGCGGTCCGAAGAGGAACGCCGCGAATTCTGCCGCCGGGACTTCCGCAAGAGCCTGGAACGCCTCCGGGAATTGAACGGGCTTGACGAACAGCTTTTCTGCTGGCCGTGGGGGCAATTCGACCCGATCGCCGAGGAAGAGCTGAAAGCGGCCGGATACGCGGGCGCGTTTACCCTGGAACGTTGGTCCAACACGCGGGGCACCGATCCGTTTCGGCTCAACCGCCTCGGCGTGGCCGCCAAGAAGGACAGCAAGTGGCTCCGGCACCGGCTGCGCATGTACTCCACCACGCCATCGGCCCGATTCTTCTTCAAAAGATACCACAAGAAGCCCGAGATCAATTCGGTGCTCTACGCCACGGACTCCGCCAAGCTGTCCGGCGGCAGCCGCCAGATGGTCAACAACATCAAGGCCATGTCCGACATGGGCCTGAAGGTCCACGCCCTGGTGACGCCGGACACGCCCATCAGCGCCGCCCTGGACGGCCTGGACGTGGAGGTGATCCGCTACGACGGCTTCAGCCGATATTGGAAGGCCGGGAAATTCCTCAAGAACCTGATCGCGGAAAAGAACATCGACGTGGTCCACTCCTTCCACAACCGGGCCTACAAGATGGGCGTGCTGGCCCGACTCATGGGCGCGAAGTTCAAACTGTTCATCAATCGGGGCGTCATCTCCAGACCCAACACCGTATTTTTCCTCTGGACGGCCTTGAGCGACGGAGTCATCGCCAACTCCGCCCAATGCGCCGAAGTCCTGCGCAAATACTGGGTGAGCAACAAGCTCCTCAACGTGGTCTACAACGCATACGCCGGACCGGACTTCGGCGACCCCAAGCCCCGCAAGAAACGGGGCACCCGCTTCATCTACATGGGCAACTCGGCGGACATCAAGGGATTCGACGTCTTCCTGAAGGCCGCCGACCGACTCTGCCGCGACGGAGCCAGAGACCTGGAATTCGTGGGCGTGGGCGTGCCGGACAGCCGACTCGGCAGATTCACGGACGCCTTCACCCCGGTGGTGCGGGAACGCTACCGCAACGCGGGCGAGATATCCCACGCCGAAGTCCTCGACGAACTGCACTTCGCCGACGTCCTGACCATAACCTCGCGCAAGGAAAGTCTGCCCAACGCCCTGCTCGAAGGATTCGCCCTCGGTCTGCCCGCCGTGTGCACGAACGTGGGCGGCATCCCCGAAGTGGTCCGCGACGGCGTAAACGGTTTTCTCTGCGCATCCGAAAATACGGAATGCCTGGCCGAAAAAATGCGGCTGCTGGCCGAAGACCCGTCGAAGCGGTTCACCCTCGGACAGGTCGGCCATAAAGTGGTCAGCCGCCTGCTCACCATCGAAGCCAAGGGGCGCAACCTCATGCGCGTCTACATGGGCGAACGCCTGTACGAGCCCCTGCCCTTCGAAGACATCACCCGGGAAGCGGCCAAGGCCCCGGACCCGTTCGGGACGCAGGCCGATGTGGAGGAACACCCCCATGAGCACCCCGCGAGCTGA
- a CDS encoding glycosyltransferase family A protein has translation MSTPRADSPAAFRRGLPDDLAALLRLGFVGKSHLLGVAGSCLRTGREDLVPVASDALRTLIAHNPLDGGLATELLNSEPAATLLNPATRTGLRGLADHWRRPVDPTSLLDTLATRDFRRTVAFLDKAVRDEPGNLFWREQALTVGAVENDPDFIFGILNADAPEAAHPALKAAVERAHALFTPRENPSAETLLEASRRAPWNANLALRAHDAVSGTADARAPLPGRTAVLLYSWNKANELDATLQSLLASDLDGVSVFVLDNGSTDRTGEVLACMETRFADTLGAGRFTIISLPVNIGAAAARNWLLALEEVRANEFICYLDDDVELPADWLQRLGAAVSRYPEAGVWGCKVVDHANPLCIQSADSHLRLDPAEHADLTRLAPNPFGLTDLHIQTLDTGAFDFLRPCASVTGCCHLFRTSVLLDTGGFAIQLSPSQYDDMEHDLRLCETRRFPVYQGHLAVRHKKRTGTASNTSRQELGNALGNKYKMQTMHTRAEVAAAMEAEQVLLEADLLRKLEYLDSL, from the coding sequence ATGAGCACCCCGCGAGCTGATTCTCCGGCCGCCTTCCGGCGCGGTCTGCCCGATGACCTCGCTGCCCTGCTCCGTCTGGGTTTCGTGGGCAAATCACATCTGCTCGGCGTGGCCGGAAGTTGCCTGCGCACGGGCCGGGAAGACCTCGTTCCCGTCGCCTCCGACGCCCTGCGCACACTGATCGCCCACAACCCGCTGGACGGAGGGCTGGCAACCGAGCTGCTGAATTCTGAACCGGCCGCCACCCTCCTCAACCCCGCGACCCGGACCGGGCTTCGCGGACTCGCCGACCACTGGCGCAGGCCCGTCGATCCCACTTCCCTCCTCGACACCCTGGCCACCCGAGATTTCCGCCGGACCGTCGCCTTTCTGGACAAGGCCGTGCGCGACGAACCCGGCAACCTGTTCTGGCGCGAACAGGCATTGACCGTGGGCGCAGTGGAGAACGACCCTGACTTCATTTTCGGTATCCTCAATGCCGACGCCCCGGAAGCCGCCCACCCCGCGCTCAAGGCGGCCGTCGAGCGTGCCCATGCCCTTTTCACTCCGCGCGAAAACCCCTCGGCCGAAACACTCCTTGAGGCATCCCGCCGCGCACCGTGGAACGCGAACCTTGCGTTGCGCGCCCATGACGCCGTATCGGGCACGGCCGACGCCCGCGCTCCCCTGCCCGGCCGCACCGCCGTCCTGCTCTACTCATGGAACAAGGCGAACGAGCTGGACGCCACCCTGCAATCCCTGCTCGCCTCCGACCTGGACGGCGTCTCGGTCTTCGTTCTCGACAACGGCTCCACGGACCGCACCGGCGAGGTCCTGGCGTGCATGGAGACGCGGTTCGCGGACACCCTCGGCGCAGGCCGGTTCACGATCATTTCCCTGCCGGTGAACATCGGCGCGGCTGCCGCGCGCAACTGGCTGCTCGCCTTGGAAGAGGTGCGCGCGAACGAGTTCATCTGCTATCTGGATGACGACGTGGAACTGCCCGCCGACTGGCTGCAACGGCTCGGCGCGGCCGTCTCGCGCTACCCCGAAGCGGGCGTGTGGGGATGCAAGGTCGTGGACCACGCCAACCCGCTGTGCATCCAGAGCGCGGACAGCCATCTCCGGCTCGACCCGGCGGAACACGCCGACCTGACCCGTCTGGCCCCCAACCCGTTCGGCCTCACGGACCTCCACATCCAGACCCTGGACACCGGCGCGTTCGACTTCCTGCGGCCCTGCGCCTCGGTCACGGGGTGCTGCCACCTGTTCCGCACCAGCGTCCTTCTCGACACCGGCGGCTTCGCCATCCAGCTTTCCCCGTCGCAGTACGACGACATGGAACACGACCTGCGCCTGTGCGAAACGCGCCGCTTCCCGGTCTATCAGGGGCACCTGGCGGTGCGCCACAAGAAGCGCACCGGCACGGCGTCCAACACCTCGCGGCAGGAACTCGGCAACGCCCTGGGCAACAAATACAAAATGCAGACCATGCATACCCGCGCCGAGGTGGCCGCCGCCATGGAGGCGGAACAAGTCCTGCTTGAAGCCGACCTGCTTCGAAAACTGGAATATCTCGATTCGCTCTGA
- the fsa gene encoding fructose-6-phosphate aldolase, which produces MQFFLDTANLDQIREVGELGLLDGVTTNPTLMSREGGDWRRQAARICELVDGPVSLEVIGTTHEEMIKEAKDLVSFGPNVVVKIPMIPEGLKALKELTARGIQTNVTLVFSPTQALLAAKLGATYVSPFVGRLDGLSQSGMEGVDQMRTMFDNYDFDTKILVASVRHPLHVLEAGLIGADVITLPYATIMQLMQHPLTDKGLATFLADWEAFQKSV; this is translated from the coding sequence ATGCAGTTCTTTCTCGATACCGCCAACCTGGACCAGATTCGTGAAGTGGGCGAGCTCGGCCTGCTCGACGGAGTGACCACCAACCCCACGCTTATGTCCCGCGAGGGCGGCGACTGGCGCAGGCAGGCCGCGCGCATCTGCGAACTGGTGGACGGCCCGGTCTCCCTTGAGGTCATCGGCACGACCCACGAGGAGATGATAAAGGAAGCCAAGGACCTGGTTTCCTTCGGCCCCAATGTGGTGGTCAAGATTCCCATGATTCCCGAGGGGCTCAAGGCCCTCAAGGAGCTGACCGCACGGGGCATCCAGACCAATGTGACGCTGGTGTTTTCGCCCACGCAGGCACTATTGGCCGCCAAGCTCGGAGCCACCTACGTCTCGCCCTTTGTCGGCAGGCTCGACGGCTTGAGCCAATCCGGCATGGAGGGCGTGGACCAGATGCGGACCATGTTCGATAATTACGACTTCGACACCAAGATTCTGGTCGCCTCGGTGCGGCATCCCCTGCACGTGCTTGAGGCCGGTCTCATTGGTGCGGATGTGATTACCCTGCCGTATGCGACGATCATGCAGCTCATGCAGCACCCGCTCACGGACAAGGGGCTGGCCACCTTCCTTGCCGATTGGGAAGCGTTTCAGAAAAGTGTATAA
- the cbiE gene encoding precorrin-6y C5,15-methyltransferase (decarboxylating) subunit CbiE, whose translation MSKIKPVRIIGLPPGSLSLSKTAASALAEADLVVGGKRLLAACPDDLLQAHAHRLAITGSLKPIIETMRKAARKGRQVVVLADGDPLFFGIGKRLGEELGRENLVVEPSLSTVQLAAARLALPWQKMDFVSLHGRDDYAPLYAALVRADLIAVFTDAENSPAEVARALLERGADCFSMTVLENLGAPDERIRPLALWETWGMDFSPLNLVVLERQYPPEIGLSLGIPDHFYLHQKNLITKLPVRAAGLAHLNVAPDSTVWDLGAGCGSVSIEASHLARRGRVFAVERNKTRAAMIRENIRRTGAWLVDVVLGEMPGSLEGLPEPDRIFIGGGLGGESNQDTVLLETACRNLKPRGRIVVHCILLDSLHTAKAHFQAHGWHFGVTQLQASATDSLAGDLRFKAQNPVFVLWAEKP comes from the coding sequence ATGAGCAAGATTAAACCCGTCCGCATCATCGGGCTGCCGCCCGGTTCCCTATCCCTGTCAAAGACCGCAGCCTCGGCTCTTGCCGAGGCCGATCTCGTTGTGGGCGGCAAGCGGCTTCTTGCGGCCTGTCCGGACGACTTGCTTCAGGCGCACGCCCATCGGCTGGCCATCACGGGTTCGCTCAAGCCGATAATCGAAACCATGCGCAAGGCCGCCCGCAAGGGACGCCAGGTAGTGGTCCTGGCCGACGGGGACCCGCTTTTTTTCGGCATAGGGAAACGGTTGGGCGAGGAGCTTGGCCGCGAAAACCTGGTGGTGGAGCCGAGCCTGTCCACGGTGCAGTTGGCTGCGGCCCGGCTGGCCCTGCCGTGGCAGAAAATGGACTTCGTGTCCCTGCACGGGCGCGACGACTACGCCCCCCTGTACGCGGCATTGGTCCGCGCCGATCTCATCGCGGTCTTCACCGATGCCGAGAACTCTCCGGCCGAGGTGGCCCGCGCCCTGCTTGAACGCGGGGCCGACTGTTTCTCCATGACCGTGCTGGAAAACCTGGGCGCGCCGGACGAGCGCATCCGGCCCCTGGCGTTGTGGGAAACCTGGGGCATGGATTTCTCGCCGCTGAACCTGGTGGTTCTGGAACGGCAGTACCCGCCGGAGATCGGCCTTTCCCTGGGCATTCCGGATCATTTCTACCTGCATCAGAAAAACCTGATTACCAAATTGCCCGTACGCGCGGCCGGACTGGCCCACCTGAACGTGGCGCCGGATTCCACGGTCTGGGACCTCGGCGCGGGCTGCGGCTCCGTGTCCATCGAGGCGTCCCACCTGGCGAGACGGGGACGGGTCTTCGCTGTGGAGCGGAACAAGACCAGGGCGGCCATGATCCGCGAAAACATCCGACGCACCGGGGCGTGGCTGGTGGACGTGGTCCTCGGCGAAATGCCCGGCTCGCTGGAAGGCCTGCCCGAGCCGGACCGCATCTTCATCGGCGGGGGGCTGGGCGGGGAATCCAACCAGGACACAGTCCTGCTGGAAACGGCCTGCCGCAACCTCAAACCGCGCGGCCGTATCGTGGTCCACTGCATCCTCCTCGACTCCCTGCACACGGCCAAAGCTCATTTCCAAGCGCACGGCTGGCACTTCGGCGTGACCCAACTCCAGGCGTCCGCCACGGACTCGCTGGCCGGAGACCTGCGCTTCAAGGCCCAGAACCCGGTCTTCGTACTCTGGGCCGAAAAGCCCTAA
- a CDS encoding substrate-binding periplasmic protein, whose product MLVAGEYAPYVMSWTDRPGLLVEVVAAAFARSGVKTTVLFLPWRRCAMMLRQGDAFAAFPFTYTAKRGEYAWFSDTIWISRCVFFYLRGRLGEYDFTSFDDLRGFTIAGTSGHHYEEVFEEKGLSMDYASSEGSGIRKVWEERCALFAEDELAGWELIRRVYPERFDQFGSTPTPWYLAPLSLMVSKT is encoded by the coding sequence ATGCTCGTCGCCGGTGAATACGCTCCGTACGTCATGAGCTGGACGGATCGGCCCGGGCTGTTGGTCGAGGTGGTCGCGGCCGCATTCGCCCGGAGCGGAGTGAAGACGACCGTGTTGTTCCTTCCCTGGCGGCGTTGCGCCATGATGCTCCGCCAGGGCGACGCTTTTGCGGCCTTTCCCTTCACCTATACCGCGAAGCGTGGAGAATACGCCTGGTTCAGCGACACGATCTGGATCAGCCGGTGCGTCTTCTTCTATCTCAGGGGACGGCTGGGCGAGTATGATTTTACTTCCTTTGACGACCTGCGCGGGTTCACCATCGCCGGAACATCCGGACATCACTACGAGGAAGTATTCGAGGAAAAGGGGCTCAGCATGGACTACGCCTCCAGTGAGGGCTCGGGCATCCGGAAGGTCTGGGAGGAGCGGTGCGCCTTGTTCGCCGAGGACGAGTTGGCGGGTTGGGAACTTATCAGGCGAGTCTATCCCGAACGCTTCGACCAGTTCGGCTCCACGCCCACCCCATGGTATCTTGCGCCTTTGAGCCTCATGGTCTCAAAGACGTAG
- a CDS encoding MFS transporter codes for MSDSSTRRTTPSRALLSWALYDWANSGFAALVQTFVFAAYFARAVAENETLGTALWGNMMGIAGLVIGLGGPVLGALADRAGRRKPWLAAFTVLCIAATGLLWFVRPDPSHVWPALALAGIATIGSEYAMIFYNAMLPDLAPRKRMGRWSGWGWGLGYAGGLVLLLIALYGLVRTPGWFGIPSADALNVRAVMPLTALWYLVFCLPLFLFTPDAPSANIPPKRAVREAVAQLRDSLKGLRKHRAIALFLLARMFYNDGLTTMFAFGGIYAAAAFGMTPGEVIVFGIGLNVTAGLGAAAFAWLDDRLGPRRTILLSLIGLVVPGTAILLVQSKTLFWIFGLAIGIFVGPVQASSRSWLAHAAPAGKRTEMFGLMALSGKLTSFLGPFLVGWLTLATGSQRLGMSSVIALFGIGLAVMLFVPAPTCKEE; via the coding sequence ATGTCCGACTCCAGCACCCGACGCACAACCCCGTCCCGCGCGCTTCTCTCCTGGGCCCTGTACGACTGGGCCAACTCCGGCTTCGCCGCATTGGTGCAGACATTCGTGTTCGCCGCCTATTTCGCCAGGGCCGTGGCCGAAAACGAGACCCTGGGCACGGCCTTGTGGGGAAACATGATGGGCATTGCCGGGTTGGTCATCGGCCTGGGAGGCCCGGTGCTCGGCGCACTGGCCGACCGCGCCGGTCGACGCAAACCGTGGCTCGCCGCCTTCACCGTCCTGTGCATCGCGGCCACGGGGCTGCTGTGGTTCGTCCGCCCGGACCCGTCCCACGTCTGGCCCGCTCTCGCCCTGGCCGGAATCGCCACCATCGGCAGCGAGTACGCCATGATCTTCTACAACGCCATGCTCCCGGACCTGGCCCCGCGCAAGCGCATGGGCCGCTGGTCGGGCTGGGGCTGGGGACTGGGCTACGCGGGCGGGCTGGTCCTGCTGCTGATCGCCCTCTACGGCCTGGTCAGGACGCCGGGCTGGTTCGGCATCCCCTCCGCCGACGCACTGAACGTGCGCGCGGTCATGCCCCTGACGGCCCTGTGGTATCTGGTCTTCTGCCTGCCGCTTTTCCTGTTCACCCCGGACGCGCCCTCCGCGAACATTCCGCCGAAACGCGCGGTGCGCGAGGCCGTCGCCCAGTTGCGGGATTCCCTGAAAGGCCTGCGCAAGCACCGGGCCATCGCCCTGTTTCTGCTCGCCCGCATGTTTTACAACGACGGCCTGACCACCATGTTCGCCTTTGGGGGAATCTACGCAGCGGCGGCCTTCGGCATGACCCCAGGCGAGGTCATCGTCTTCGGCATCGGGCTGAACGTCACTGCCGGGCTGGGCGCGGCCGCCTTCGCCTGGCTGGACGACCGCCTCGGGCCGCGCCGGACCATCCTTCTATCCCTGATCGGCCTGGTTGTGCCGGGCACGGCCATCCTGCTGGTGCAAAGCAAAACCCTGTTCTGGATTTTCGGACTGGCCATTGGTATATTTGTTGGTCCGGTACAGGCGTCGAGCCGCTCCTGGCTTGCCCACGCGGCCCCGGCCGGGAAGCGGACCGAGATGTTCGGGCTCATGGCCCTGTCCGGGAAGCTGACTTCATTTCTCGGCCCGTTTCTGGTGGGCTGGCTGACGCTGGCCACGGGCAGCCAGCGGCTGGGCATGTCCTCGGTGATCGCCCTGTTCGGCATCGGCCTTGCGGTCATGCTGTTCGTGCCCGCCCCAACCTGCAAGGAGGAGTGA
- the amrA gene encoding AmmeMemoRadiSam system protein A: MSDFRFELTDEEKQYLKSLVVMAISSGLGIGDAPHTPPEPPTQKLREHLGAFVTLKLHDSLRGCIGNVYGTGELYRTVWDMALSAAFRDPRFPPLTEGEFHAMEYEISILGPIEPCPDPAQVEVGRHGLIMRRGGRSGLLLPQVPVEWKWNRETFLAQTCAKAGLPRNSWKEPATEIYWFEAEVF, translated from the coding sequence ATGTCGGATTTCCGCTTCGAACTGACCGACGAGGAAAAGCAATACCTCAAAAGTCTCGTGGTCATGGCCATCTCTTCCGGCCTGGGGATCGGCGACGCCCCGCACACGCCGCCCGAACCGCCCACCCAAAAGCTGCGCGAACATCTTGGCGCCTTTGTGACGCTCAAGCTCCACGACAGCCTCCGGGGCTGCATCGGCAACGTCTACGGGACGGGCGAACTCTACCGCACGGTCTGGGACATGGCCCTGTCGGCAGCCTTCCGCGACCCGCGCTTCCCGCCCCTGACAGAGGGCGAGTTCCATGCCATGGAATACGAAATCTCCATCCTCGGCCCCATTGAGCCGTGCCCGGACCCGGCCCAGGTGGAAGTGGGGCGCCACGGCCTGATAATGCGCCGGGGAGGACGGTCGGGACTGCTCCTGCCCCAGGTCCCGGTCGAGTGGAAATGGAACCGCGAGACCTTCCTGGCCCAGACCTGCGCCAAGGCGGGCCTTCCCCGCAACTCCTGGAAGGAACCTGCCACGGAGATCTACTGGTTCGAAGCCGAAGTATTCTGA
- a CDS encoding flagellar brake protein has product MSERSEKETDNATAPPENKVVKIPGVQLSVSPGKDVVIRVPGADRSYRGRIVGYDPYEYLIASVRLPGRIRRELALGGQIIVKYIHQGTVYGFKSMVHNAITSPTSLLFFDYPSVMEKVELRRDARTKCNIDGMLQAEDAEYECMIVNISATGCKASVRAGAREPIARVEVGDTLVAIVNLGAEGTLKLPIVVRNIQREQGIHTLGAMFLDLNKAEEEKIGNYLERMRRLTR; this is encoded by the coding sequence ATGTCGGAGAGATCTGAAAAAGAGACAGACAACGCGACCGCGCCTCCCGAGAACAAGGTCGTCAAAATTCCGGGAGTGCAGTTGAGCGTTTCCCCCGGCAAGGACGTGGTCATCCGCGTCCCGGGGGCGGACCGCTCCTACCGGGGCCGCATCGTGGGGTACGATCCCTACGAGTATCTCATCGCATCGGTCCGATTGCCGGGACGCATCCGCCGGGAGCTTGCCCTGGGCGGCCAGATCATCGTCAAATATATCCATCAGGGCACGGTCTACGGATTCAAAAGCATGGTGCACAACGCCATCACCTCCCCGACCTCCCTTCTCTTCTTCGATTATCCCTCGGTAATGGAAAAGGTCGAACTGCGCCGGGACGCCAGGACCAAGTGCAACATCGACGGAATGCTCCAGGCCGAGGACGCGGAATACGAATGCATGATCGTCAACATCAGCGCCACCGGCTGCAAGGCATCGGTCCGCGCCGGTGCGCGGGAACCCATCGCCCGGGTTGAAGTGGGCGACACCCTGGTGGCCATCGTCAACCTTGGGGCGGAGGGCACGCTCAAGCTGCCCATCGTGGTCAGAAACATCCAGCGCGAGCAGGGTATTCACACCCTGGGCGCCATGTTCCTCGACCTCAACAAGGCGGAAGAGGAAAAAATAGGAAACTACCTGGAAAGAATGCGCAGATTGACCCGCTAA